From the Cryptomeria japonica chromosome 2, Sugi_1.0, whole genome shotgun sequence genome, one window contains:
- the LOC131051684 gene encoding uncharacterized protein LOC131051684, whose product MEKDEQGKADEGTSTSTQPPPDTTTTSTQPPLTTTTQAHVLTSLTSTIPITTLVSTPTDTFVTTSVMSPPLIQVIIITIERVTIHNIESNSDREDEQSIIQLAQRKVEKKKRKKIVQLGKHSKVPEQEQVDPMDVDEKNLSEKKPAKGEKEQDETDDEHDERLVLTPEDQEILLKEIAARGGLKEID is encoded by the coding sequence ATGGAGAAAGATGAGCAAGGAAAGGCTGATGAAGGAACGTCTACATCAACTCAACCTCCTCCTGACACAACAACTACATCAACTCAACCTCCACTTACTACAACAACACAAGCTCATGTTCTTACTTCGTTAACTAGTACAATTCCTATAACAACGTTGGTGTCTACACCGACTGATACATTTGTTACAACATCAGTAATGTCACCCCCATTAATACAAGTAATAATTATTACTATTGAAAGGGTGACCATTCACAATATTGAGTCTAATTCTGATCGAGAGGATGAACAATCTATTATACAATTGGCACAAAGGAAggttgagaaaaagaaaagaaaaaaaattgttcaacTTGGGAAACACTCAAAGGTGCCTGAACAAGAACAAGTAGATCCTATGGATGTAGATGAGAAAAATCTATCAGAGAAGAAACCAGCTAAAGGGGAGAAAGAACAAGATGAGActgatgatgaacatgatgaaagacTTGTTTTAACTCCTGAGGACCAAGAAATTTTGCTTAAGGAAATAGCAGCTAGAGGAGGACTGAAAGAAATAGATTAA